A portion of the Parasedimentitalea marina genome contains these proteins:
- the comD gene encoding sulfopyruvate decarboxylase subunit alpha — MSINTKIVDDLVATDISFITTVPCKQLAGVIDEIDARPDVLHVPSNKEDEGMGLCAGAWMGGKRPAIIMQNTAIGVTINTLATLIQYYRMPLPMLISFRGELREPVACQVEMAVHTKALLAQMNIPTYHFHNQSDADELDAILKYTFMCNKPVAILTDASFWGGYGDQ; from the coding sequence TTGTCTATCAACACAAAAATCGTTGATGATCTGGTTGCTACTGACATCAGTTTCATCACCACTGTACCGTGCAAGCAACTGGCCGGTGTCATCGACGAGATCGACGCCCGCCCTGATGTACTTCACGTTCCTTCGAACAAGGAAGACGAGGGGATGGGGCTCTGCGCCGGAGCCTGGATGGGCGGCAAACGGCCTGCCATAATCATGCAAAACACGGCGATCGGCGTGACAATCAACACACTGGCAACGTTGATCCAATACTACCGAATGCCGCTGCCAATGCTGATCTCCTTCAGGGGAGAACTGCGCGAGCCGGTGGCATGCCAGGTTGAGATGGCCGTTCACACCAAGGCTCTGCTCGCGCAGATGAACATTCCAACCTATCATTTTCACAATCAGTCCGACGCTGACGAGCTGGATGCGATCCTGAAATACACTTTCATGTGCAACAAACCGGTCGCTATCCTGACCGATGCCAGTTTTTGGGGAGGCTACGGCGACCAATGA
- a CDS encoding universal stress protein: protein MYDKIILALSLEHGIAEQALETARRLGGKDAEIIAVHVYEPPSGSVSTYLDEDLVRKAYDDAKRALKARFDNAPEVTPVILKGHSSRTITEYAAEINANAIIVGSHMPGLRDYFLGTTAARIVRHAPCAVIVLR, encoded by the coding sequence ATGTACGACAAAATTATACTCGCCCTTTCACTGGAACATGGCATTGCAGAACAGGCACTGGAAACCGCGCGTCGCCTTGGCGGGAAAGACGCCGAGATCATAGCTGTGCATGTCTATGAACCCCCTAGCGGATCTGTCAGCACCTACCTTGACGAGGACCTGGTTCGCAAAGCCTATGATGATGCCAAACGCGCGCTCAAAGCTCGGTTTGACAACGCCCCAGAGGTCACTCCTGTGATCCTCAAAGGGCATTCCAGCCGCACCATCACCGAATATGCCGCCGAGATTAATGCAAACGCGATCATCGTCGGTTCCCACATGCCGGGTTTGCGTGACTATTTCCTGGGCACCACCGCCGCTCGGATTGTTCGCCATGCGCCCTGCGCCGTCATCGTCTTACGTTAG
- a CDS encoding fatty acid desaturase family protein yields MFTVCTGRYTWTIDQNRLPRTRYFLQKIWANRAQIDLQKSRGYKNLMSAHYLLSAEASRLATEKGWANPKWFRPAVDPQKIRDLMQKSDARAMRDTALWLGAMCVAAGCAIALWPSWWSLPFWLIYGVLYGSGADSRWHECGHNTAFKTAWMNNAVYQIASFMMMRNPAVWRASHVRHHTDTIVVGRDPEIVAMRPPDLLRIALMFVGVVDVYNAFKRMFSHARGRIDPEEAMFVALKDHPKVFMVTRIWLTIYAFTIVLSILTASILPLMLVGLPRLYGAWHHVMTGLLQHLGLAENVSDHRLNTRTVLMNPISRFIYLNMNYHLEHHMFTKVPYYNLPKLHELIKHELPPPERSIFGAYLRLVPVLVKQLQYKEAVIVQDLPFGATPYRREVEILKTYAV; encoded by the coding sequence ATGTTCACCGTTTGCACAGGTCGCTACACTTGGACGATTGACCAAAACCGTCTGCCCAGAACTCGATATTTTCTGCAAAAGATATGGGCCAATCGAGCCCAAATTGACTTGCAAAAATCGCGAGGTTACAAAAATTTAATGAGCGCACATTACCTCCTTTCTGCCGAAGCGAGCCGCCTTGCCACCGAAAAAGGCTGGGCGAACCCCAAGTGGTTTCGCCCAGCTGTTGATCCCCAGAAAATTCGGGACTTAATGCAAAAATCCGATGCGCGTGCGATGCGCGACACCGCGCTTTGGCTCGGGGCGATGTGTGTCGCGGCTGGATGTGCAATTGCCCTCTGGCCATCGTGGTGGTCTCTTCCGTTCTGGCTCATCTACGGCGTTCTTTATGGGTCGGGCGCTGACTCGCGGTGGCACGAATGCGGGCACAATACGGCGTTTAAGACGGCATGGATGAACAATGCTGTTTATCAAATCGCCAGCTTTATGATGATGAGAAATCCTGCTGTTTGGAGGGCCAGCCACGTCAGGCACCACACAGATACCATCGTCGTGGGGCGTGATCCTGAAATTGTTGCAATGCGCCCGCCCGATTTGTTGCGCATCGCTTTGATGTTTGTTGGGGTCGTTGATGTTTACAATGCCTTCAAGCGAATGTTTTCGCACGCGCGCGGTCGCATAGATCCCGAAGAAGCGATGTTTGTCGCACTAAAAGACCACCCAAAAGTTTTCATGGTCACTCGTATTTGGTTGACGATTTATGCCTTCACCATAGTGTTGTCGATCCTGACCGCTTCCATTTTGCCATTGATGTTAGTTGGACTTCCCCGCCTCTACGGGGCTTGGCATCACGTCATGACAGGTCTTTTGCAGCACCTAGGACTCGCTGAAAACGTATCGGATCACCGCCTAAATACCCGCACCGTTTTGATGAATCCGATCAGCCGCTTCATCTATTTGAATATGAACTATCATTTGGAACACCACATGTTCACCAAGGTGCCTTACTACAATCTTCCCAAGCTGCATGAGTTGATCAAACATGAACTGCCGCCGCCAGAACGTTCGATTTTTGGCGCCTATTTGCGATTGGTGCCCGTTCTGGTCAAACAGCTTCAATATAAGGAGGCCGTTATCGTGCAAGATTTGCCATTCGGGGCGACTCCGTACCGCCGTGAGGTTGAAATTCTTAAGACCTACGCGGTCTGA
- a CDS encoding zinc-dependent alcohol dehydrogenase: MKALVYTGPESLEYLDVPEPDVASGEQLIRITYVGICGSDMHAYLGHDDRRPAPLILGHEVAGEIVGGTRHGERVTVNPLVTCGTCPACRDGRDNLCPERQIISMPPREGGFAELVAMPDSNLVTVPDGVPLTKAALAEPIACGWHAARLSLAALRGAGDKALVLGGGAIGLGAALSLRAQGVGNVTIVEPNPTRRAYLINHCGQTVTDHPTNETMFDLVIDGVGYAATRATASACVRPGGVIGHIGLGEDTGGLDIRRMTLQEITFIGTYTYTAEDFVQTAQAIFDGRLGRLDWAEIRPLSAGAEAFSDIRRGVVAAPKILLRPEITPERN, translated from the coding sequence ATGAAGGCATTAGTTTATACCGGCCCCGAAAGTTTGGAATACCTAGATGTGCCCGAACCGGATGTTGCATCTGGTGAGCAGCTTATCAGGATTACCTATGTGGGAATCTGCGGCTCGGACATGCACGCCTATCTAGGTCACGATGACCGGCGGCCCGCACCACTCATCCTGGGTCACGAGGTAGCAGGCGAGATCGTAGGCGGCACTCGCCATGGCGAGAGAGTGACCGTAAATCCACTGGTGACCTGTGGCACTTGTCCGGCCTGTCGTGATGGTCGCGACAATCTTTGCCCCGAACGGCAAATCATCTCGATGCCTCCGCGTGAGGGTGGATTTGCAGAGCTGGTTGCAATGCCAGACAGCAATTTAGTCACGGTGCCGGATGGCGTCCCTCTGACCAAGGCGGCACTGGCCGAACCTATCGCCTGCGGCTGGCACGCTGCGCGGCTTTCACTGGCAGCTTTAAGAGGCGCTGGTGACAAGGCATTGGTATTGGGCGGTGGCGCAATAGGCCTGGGTGCAGCACTTAGTCTAAGGGCACAGGGCGTAGGTAACGTCACGATTGTCGAACCCAACCCAACCCGCCGCGCCTATTTGATCAATCACTGCGGCCAAACAGTGACTGACCACCCAACCAACGAGACCATGTTTGATCTGGTCATTGATGGGGTCGGTTATGCCGCCACTCGCGCCACTGCCTCTGCTTGTGTTCGCCCCGGCGGAGTGATCGGTCATATTGGATTAGGCGAAGACACCGGCGGGCTCGATATCCGGCGGATGACCCTTCAAGAAATCACATTCATCGGCACCTATACCTATACAGCCGAAGATTTTGTTCAGACGGCTCAAGCAATTTTTGATGGGCGTCTTGGCAGGCTTGATTGGGCAGAGATCCGTCCTCTCTCGGCAGGGGCAGAGGCGTTTTCCGACATTCGCCGAGGTGTTGTCGCCGCCCCTAAAATCTTACTGCGGCCTGAAATTACACCGGAAAGAAACTAG
- a CDS encoding dimethylsulfonioproprionate lyase family protein has translation MMRPKPMQEFLDAIISAADYYVTDPNGKESLAKIRAALQTPSKMSDGAGAQLPIRDSLEEVAIPSHFHAPELRHLVETFLRLEPMLNWRRRSGDMSCASANFAEGHANANIVGPGGIEWRTDVWLGVTLLSPNVRYPDHSHPPEETYLVLSNGSFCHGDSEWFEPGIGGTFYNSPGIVHAMRSDSTPLLAFWLLWAGAE, from the coding sequence ATGATGCGCCCCAAACCAATGCAGGAGTTCCTCGATGCAATCATTTCGGCCGCCGACTATTACGTGACCGACCCCAACGGAAAGGAATCGCTGGCAAAGATTAGAGCGGCCCTTCAAACGCCGTCTAAGATGTCTGATGGAGCGGGGGCACAATTGCCGATCCGCGATAGTTTAGAAGAGGTGGCCATTCCATCGCATTTTCATGCGCCTGAGCTTCGCCATTTGGTGGAAACCTTCCTCAGGCTTGAGCCTATGCTCAATTGGCGTCGACGGTCAGGTGATATGTCTTGCGCGAGCGCAAACTTTGCAGAGGGCCATGCAAACGCAAACATAGTCGGTCCAGGTGGCATCGAATGGCGGACCGACGTCTGGCTTGGTGTCACACTACTTTCGCCGAATGTTAGGTATCCTGACCATAGCCATCCACCGGAAGAAACTTACCTGGTATTGAGCAATGGCTCCTTTTGTCATGGTGACAGCGAGTGGTTCGAGCCCGGTATCGGCGGCACGTTTTACAATTCGCCTGGTATTGTGCATGCAATGCGTTCTGATAGCACTCCACTTCTTGCATTCTGGTTGCTGTGGGCTGGTGCGGAGTAA
- a CDS encoding helix-turn-helix domain-containing protein → MTRSAIIVLSRLLDRQNTKTGRCDPSVIRIVEETGMCERSVRGAFKELETRGALKRYRANRRSRNQFMIFSVAELDLHRNFVKQKVRRGAPASLQSVAAPTCNRLHPKL, encoded by the coding sequence TTGACGCGCTCAGCTATTATTGTGCTTTCAAGACTGCTGGATCGCCAGAACACGAAAACAGGTCGTTGCGACCCGTCGGTCATTCGCATCGTTGAAGAAACCGGTATGTGCGAACGTAGTGTGCGGGGCGCCTTCAAAGAACTGGAAACCCGCGGGGCATTGAAGCGGTACCGAGCCAATCGGCGGTCTCGAAATCAGTTCATGATCTTCTCTGTGGCCGAGTTGGACTTGCATCGCAACTTCGTGAAGCAAAAAGTACGGCGCGGCGCGCCTGCAAGCCTGCAGTCTGTTGCCGCTCCAACCTGCAACCGGCTGCACCCGAAACTATAA
- a CDS encoding alpha-hydroxy acid oxidase: MLFDTGIHCYTDARRLARKRLPWMVFDYIDGAAGQEHGAALSNRALQDIRLTPRVLRDVRNRDLSVTLFDKLMTRPFGISPMGMCNLAAPGADLQLAKIAREHRVPHGVSTVASTDMETLHKASGGTAWFQLYFSGDGSGTFKLVERAKAAGYSTLVLTLDVPEVGRRPRELRHGFKMPFRIGPRQFVDFALHPRWSLTSLAKGSPKMANFDGKTYKFDRTESRAAADWSYFDKLRAVWPGKLVVKGVLHPDDALRLVDAGADAIQVSSHGCRQLDSAPPAILALRDIRTIVGPDYPLFYDTGIRSGEDIVKAYFMGADFVFIGRILLFAIAAGGIEGLRVLWDILSQEVSLAMAQLGVTTIGELKNIKELRATTSFTDTGS, translated from the coding sequence ATGCTGTTTGATACTGGCATCCATTGCTACACCGATGCGCGCCGACTGGCGCGCAAGCGACTTCCCTGGATGGTTTTTGACTATATCGATGGCGCGGCTGGGCAAGAGCATGGAGCTGCCCTCAGCAACAGGGCCCTACAAGATATCCGGCTGACACCGCGCGTTCTGCGCGATGTCAGAAACCGGGACCTGTCGGTGACTTTGTTTGACAAGCTGATGACACGGCCCTTCGGCATCAGTCCAATGGGGATGTGTAATCTCGCGGCGCCCGGCGCCGATCTACAATTGGCAAAAATAGCGCGAGAGCACCGTGTGCCGCATGGCGTGTCAACTGTGGCTTCCACTGATATGGAGACCCTACACAAAGCCTCGGGCGGCACGGCTTGGTTCCAGCTCTATTTCAGTGGCGATGGCAGTGGCACTTTCAAGCTTGTGGAACGCGCTAAGGCAGCTGGCTATAGCACGTTAGTATTGACTTTGGATGTTCCGGAGGTTGGTCGTCGCCCACGAGAGCTCCGTCATGGTTTCAAAATGCCATTCCGTATTGGCCCTCGGCAATTCGTGGATTTCGCATTGCACCCGCGTTGGTCGCTAACCTCCCTGGCCAAGGGCAGCCCAAAAATGGCAAATTTCGATGGGAAGACCTACAAATTTGACCGCACCGAAAGCCGCGCAGCAGCAGACTGGAGCTACTTTGACAAGTTACGTGCGGTTTGGCCTGGCAAACTGGTGGTAAAAGGTGTCCTGCACCCCGATGACGCGTTGCGTCTGGTTGATGCTGGTGCGGACGCTATTCAGGTCTCCAGTCACGGATGCCGCCAACTGGACAGTGCCCCACCTGCCATTCTGGCCTTACGTGACATTCGCACGATTGTTGGGCCCGATTACCCACTCTTCTACGATACAGGAATTCGCTCGGGTGAAGACATCGTCAAAGCCTATTTCATGGGGGCAGACTTTGTTTTCATAGGCCGAATTTTATTGTTCGCAATCGCGGCTGGCGGCATCGAAGGTCTGCGGGTGCTTTGGGATATTCTAAGCCAGGAAGTTAGCTTGGCCATGGCCCAGTTAGGAGTGACAACAATCGGAGAGTTGAAAAACATAAAGGAACTGCGGGCTACTACGAGCTTTACAGATACCGGCTCTTAG
- a CDS encoding thiamine pyrophosphate-binding protein — MDGTKAGGKTVAEHIVDFLGRRGVEHVFGLCGHTNIAVLAALAESPIDFITVRHEQIASHAADAYARVTGRASVVLSHLSPGLTNCATGVANAALDCIPMVVIAGDIPTHYYGKHPHQEVNLHADAAQWEIYRPFVKRAWRVDRADLMAEILEKAFHLAESGQPGPVLVNVPMDIFSEVIPSDTFDRITGNTKSLIKPSIDDETARAIIEKIATADKPVAYVGGGILLAQASQEMDDFATHMGLPIAHSLMGKGAVRDDHPLVMGMTGFWGTELVNQTCLNADVVLAVGTRFKEADCSSWYPGYTFNIGAEGNDTKVIHIDIEPQEIGRNYPTEIGVVADAKAALRVLNRVARDMYPDGFDRADKKAEIADFRTSFKASNADMQTSAAFPMMPERILADTRIALPDDAIITTDVGWNKNGVGQQFDILTPGSILTPGGFATMGFGPPAAIGAKLAAPERVVLSLVGDGGFGQNPSMLATAVELNLGIIWLVMNNNAFGTIAGLQKAHYGLTYGTTFPGSAEAPTNGPGYAEIARAYGAEGIRISSADELLPALQAAIASGKPTVLDVPMINNPTPTTGHWNILDIYSPDKDVSHVST, encoded by the coding sequence ATGGATGGCACAAAAGCAGGCGGTAAAACCGTCGCAGAGCATATCGTTGATTTTCTGGGTCGTCGCGGCGTTGAGCACGTGTTTGGCCTATGTGGCCACACCAACATCGCCGTTTTGGCGGCGCTGGCCGAAAGCCCGATTGATTTCATCACTGTGCGCCATGAACAGATCGCCAGCCACGCGGCGGATGCCTATGCGCGTGTCACAGGTCGGGCTTCGGTGGTGCTGTCGCACCTCTCGCCGGGTCTGACAAACTGCGCCACAGGTGTCGCCAACGCCGCACTTGATTGCATCCCGATGGTGGTGATCGCGGGTGATATTCCGACACATTACTACGGCAAGCATCCGCATCAAGAGGTGAACCTGCACGCGGATGCGGCCCAATGGGAAATCTATCGCCCCTTCGTGAAGCGCGCGTGGCGGGTGGATCGTGCGGACCTTATGGCGGAAATTCTTGAAAAGGCGTTTCATCTGGCCGAAAGTGGCCAACCCGGCCCCGTGTTGGTCAACGTTCCAATGGATATCTTCAGCGAAGTCATCCCGTCCGATACCTTTGATCGCATCACGGGCAACACCAAATCGCTGATCAAACCGAGCATTGATGATGAAACCGCCCGCGCGATCATCGAAAAGATCGCAACTGCAGACAAGCCCGTCGCCTATGTCGGCGGCGGAATTCTACTGGCGCAGGCGAGCCAGGAAATGGATGATTTCGCCACCCACATGGGCCTGCCGATTGCGCATTCCCTGATGGGCAAAGGTGCTGTGCGCGACGATCATCCGCTGGTCATGGGTATGACGGGGTTCTGGGGCACCGAATTGGTCAATCAGACCTGCCTGAATGCTGACGTGGTCTTAGCTGTCGGCACGCGGTTCAAAGAGGCCGATTGCTCCAGCTGGTATCCCGGCTATACCTTCAACATCGGGGCCGAGGGCAATGACACGAAGGTCATTCACATCGACATCGAACCGCAAGAGATCGGCCGAAATTATCCGACAGAAATCGGTGTCGTCGCCGACGCCAAGGCCGCCCTGCGCGTGCTCAACCGTGTTGCACGCGATATGTACCCCGACGGGTTTGATCGCGCAGACAAAAAGGCCGAGATCGCAGATTTCCGCACATCGTTCAAAGCGTCAAACGCCGACATGCAAACATCCGCGGCGTTCCCGATGATGCCTGAACGCATCTTGGCCGACACGCGCATTGCCTTGCCCGATGATGCGATTATCACAACGGATGTCGGTTGGAATAAAAACGGCGTGGGTCAACAGTTCGACATCCTGACGCCGGGGTCGATCCTCACACCGGGTGGCTTTGCGACGATGGGCTTTGGTCCGCCCGCCGCCATTGGCGCAAAACTGGCAGCGCCCGAGCGTGTGGTCCTGTCGCTTGTGGGGGATGGCGGATTTGGCCAAAACCCGTCCATGCTGGCGACGGCGGTCGAGTTGAACCTAGGGATCATCTGGCTGGTAATGAACAATAACGCCTTCGGCACCATTGCTGGTCTGCAAAAGGCGCACTATGGGCTGACCTACGGCACGACTTTCCCGGGCAGCGCTGAGGCACCGACCAACGGGCCAGGCTACGCCGAGATTGCGCGCGCCTACGGGGCGGAAGGTATCCGCATTTCGTCTGCGGATGAACTACTCCCCGCTTTGCAGGCCGCCATTGCCAGCGGCAAGCCCACGGTGTTGGATGTCCCCATGATCAACAACCCAACTCCCACAACTGGGCATTGGAATATCCTCGACATCTATTCACCTGACAAAGACGTCAGCCACGTGTCGACCTAA
- a CDS encoding helix-turn-helix transcriptional regulator, with the protein MTVKAARGGTMKQYEKDRLLSREDVEEIFGISKRYLEIAAQRKDGPCMIKIGRSVRYRVGDIRQWIEQCAVAATAGQGAGS; encoded by the coding sequence GTGACCGTCAAAGCAGCACGAGGTGGCACCATGAAGCAGTATGAAAAAGACAGGCTCCTATCCCGGGAAGATGTAGAAGAAATCTTTGGGATCTCAAAGAGATATTTGGAGATTGCAGCGCAGCGTAAAGATGGCCCGTGCATGATCAAGATTGGTCGGTCTGTACGCTACCGGGTTGGTGACATTCGCCAATGGATCGAACAATGTGCGGTGGCGGCCACTGCAGGTCAAGGTGCAGGATCATGA
- a CDS encoding cupin, which yields MRFQKLFADELGESHWLEVEVNLEEHVFAPPAQNVEISEPEPAKQMMFLRLRAGWDEPVHPTPVRQKLICLSGAVRVTASDGSARDIVRGDVWHMEDRHGKGHHTRVTSDEDFEAVIVQFD from the coding sequence ATGAGATTTCAGAAGTTGTTTGCCGACGAATTGGGGGAAAGCCACTGGTTGGAGGTTGAAGTTAACCTTGAAGAGCATGTTTTTGCTCCTCCAGCTCAAAACGTCGAAATCTCTGAGCCGGAACCAGCAAAGCAGATGATGTTTCTCAGGCTACGCGCGGGCTGGGATGAACCGGTCCACCCAACTCCCGTTAGGCAGAAGTTGATCTGCCTTTCTGGTGCCGTGCGTGTCACAGCAAGTGACGGCTCAGCGCGAGACATCGTTCGTGGTGACGTCTGGCATATGGAAGACCGACACGGCAAAGGCCATCATACGCGCGTGACAAGTGACGAGGATTTTGAGGCGGTTATTGTCCAGTTTGATTAG
- a CDS encoding HpcH/HpaI aldolase family protein, with the protein MQNPKNRFKSAIANQKRQLGVWNTIGGNTVPELLGGAGFDWVLVDCEHAAIETIEVLPALQAIGQNPDTSAVVRVASNDTTLFKRVLDLGAQTVMVPYVQTADEAAAAVHAMRYGPQGMRGMAGMTRATRYGKVDDYYNVAEDELCLIVQIETLTGLQNLDAIAKTDGVDAVFIGPADLSASMGLRGQMTHPDVDAAVSDAIKRLVEMGVPAGVMALDPDVADRYLSIGATFVAVSVDLVVLADAISGIRKRFN; encoded by the coding sequence ATGCAGAATCCCAAGAACCGCTTCAAATCCGCCATCGCAAATCAAAAGCGGCAATTGGGGGTCTGGAACACCATCGGCGGCAATACGGTGCCAGAACTCTTGGGCGGCGCCGGCTTTGACTGGGTTTTAGTGGATTGCGAACACGCGGCGATTGAAACGATCGAGGTTTTGCCCGCGCTTCAGGCCATTGGGCAAAACCCCGACACCTCGGCTGTGGTGCGCGTCGCGTCAAACGATACAACCCTGTTCAAACGGGTTCTGGATTTGGGCGCGCAGACGGTCATGGTCCCTTACGTGCAGACAGCAGACGAGGCCGCCGCCGCCGTGCATGCGATGCGTTATGGCCCGCAAGGCATGCGCGGTATGGCGGGCATGACCCGCGCCACACGCTACGGCAAGGTCGATGATTATTACAACGTGGCCGAAGATGAACTGTGTCTTATCGTGCAGATCGAAACTCTGACGGGGCTGCAAAACCTCGACGCGATTGCCAAAACTGACGGCGTGGATGCTGTCTTCATTGGTCCCGCCGACCTCAGTGCAAGCATGGGGCTGCGCGGGCAGATGACCCATCCCGACGTAGATGCGGCCGTCAGCGATGCTATCAAACGCTTGGTTGAAATGGGTGTGCCGGCCGGCGTTATGGCGCTCGACCCTGATGTCGCAGACCGATACCTCAGCATAGGCGCAACCTTTGTGGCCGTTTCGGTGGATTTGGTGGTCTTGGCAGACGCTATCTCTGGCATTCGAAAACGTTTTAATTGA
- a CDS encoding DUF2237 family protein yields the protein MSDKELTMDPSLNVLGEDLKPCSTSPVTGFFRDGCCNTGAADTGKHTVCCIMTKEFLAFSKYIGNDLSTPRPEFHFAGLKEGDRWCLCVDRWLQAHQEDPAPHIVLESTHKNALETVPLEVLKRKAVDIN from the coding sequence ATGAGCGACAAAGAATTGACGATGGATCCCAGCCTAAATGTTTTGGGCGAAGACCTTAAACCCTGCTCCACATCTCCGGTAACAGGGTTTTTTCGCGATGGCTGCTGCAATACTGGGGCTGCTGATACGGGAAAGCACACTGTTTGTTGCATCATGACCAAAGAGTTCTTGGCCTTTTCAAAGTATATTGGAAACGACCTTTCGACGCCCCGACCAGAATTCCATTTTGCCGGATTGAAAGAGGGAGATCGATGGTGTCTGTGCGTGGATCGCTGGCTGCAAGCACATCAAGAAGATCCAGCGCCGCATATCGTTCTTGAAAGCACCCATAAGAACGCCCTTGAGACTGTTCCGCTGGAAGTCCTCAAAAGGAAAGCCGTGGATATCAACTGA
- the comE gene encoding sulfopyruvate decarboxylase subunit beta has protein sequence MIRSDILKEIAPILKDQLVVCNIGLPSQELHMIDDQPTNFYMLGTMGLSSSIGFGLALAQDKKVISIDGDGSVLTNFGTLPTIANNVANNYILLIIDNGSYGSTGDQPTYAGKKTSLAAVARACGCENVVEVAAKDTGKALQEAINGDQMTIIVAKCESGNIKVPVITMDPVVIRDRFMTSVQA, from the coding sequence ATGATCCGTTCTGATATTCTGAAAGAAATCGCGCCTATCCTGAAAGACCAACTGGTGGTCTGCAACATCGGCCTGCCCAGCCAAGAACTGCATATGATCGATGATCAACCAACCAACTTCTATATGCTTGGCACAATGGGCCTGTCTTCCTCGATTGGCTTTGGCCTGGCGTTGGCACAAGATAAAAAAGTCATCTCCATTGATGGCGACGGGTCAGTTCTGACCAACTTTGGGACCTTGCCTACCATAGCCAATAACGTGGCTAACAACTACATTCTGCTGATTATCGATAATGGCAGCTATGGCTCTACCGGTGACCAACCAACCTATGCCGGAAAAAAGACCTCTCTGGCTGCGGTGGCACGAGCTTGTGGCTGCGAGAACGTTGTTGAGGTGGCTGCAAAAGACACCGGCAAAGCCCTACAAGAAGCTATTAATGGTGATCAGATGACCATCATCGTGGCCAAATGCGAAAGCGGTAATATCAAAGTTCCTGTGATCACCATGGATCCCGTCGTAATACGTGACCGGTTCATGACGTCGGTACAAGCGTAA